In Eremothecium gossypii ATCC 10895 chromosome III, complete sequence, the genomic window CAAATGGCATAATGGAGGGATGCGCGCGCttgcagcagctgcttggAACACCGGTGGAGCGCGTCTACGTTGATCCATGCGATGCTGCAGACTGTTACTTCGACGCAGATAAGAAGTCCCAACTATTGTCAGAGGGATACTACCGCAAACAGGGGGACCACAATGACCTCCTGGATGGAGTAAAGCTCACTAAATCCGGTGCAGCCCGGATTACAGGTGCCAAGAAATACATTTTTGTCGACACGGAGCGGTCGTACGACCGGGATCTAGAGTCCTGGGATCCCGCTCGGCCGTTGTTCGTTAACGACTGGGAACTGTTGCAGTCACCGGAAGGTCACATGATTGAAAGCTTATTCTACATGTTCCGCCTGAGCGGTGACTCAAAATTACGCCTGCGGGCTTGGGAGCACTGGGAAGCCCTGGTCAAGCTGCACACTGCGGTCGGCGCGAAAGGAGTGGCCGAAAGGAAACCGTCAGCTTTTCGCAACATCCTGGCAGGCGAAAGAGAGGACATTCTGCCGCCAGAATGGTTCAGTAAAAGCTTGAAGTACCTTTATCTAATGTTCAGCGATGGCTTAAAAGTCGGCAACCTTGATGACTGGGTCATTACCGCCAAGGGTAATATGTTTCGTAAGACTATTTAAAATTCAGAGCTCTGGGTAGCATCACCGTATGGCTCCGCCCTCCCCTTTGCATGCCCTAAAGGCGATCTCAGGCATTAGTATATTAGTTGGATTATTAGTGATATATTGTTCACCAGTTTGGGATACTGGGTGATGAATCAGAACACGATTTTCGGGTAAGCAGCTGCTTGATTTGCGTCACCTCTTGCCGTAGGGAACTGACCTCCGCTGAGAGATTGTGGATAATTTGTACCAGCGGCTCATTCATGCCCGGCCCCGGGACGGCCGAAGACTGCGAATTATTCCCGGAACATTGCTGGTACGACGGAAACGGCATCACCTGACCGTCCTGTGAGTACTGGTTCTGTGACGATGGTGCCATAACGACCGTGgacgaggaagaggaagaTGCAGATGAGGGTGCGCGCTGTTCGCAGAGAATGATGTTGCCCTCGGGGTTGAAAGCGAAGGATTCGAGCAGCATTTTTAAAAGCTTTTCCAGCTCGtcctgcggcggcggcggcggttGCGTTGCGAAACGCTTGCTGGTCTTCTTGTACAGAAGGTTGAAACGATCCCGACACTGGCGTGTGTTACGTGAAATGTGTGATTCGCGATAAAGCTGATCGCTGATCCACTGCCAGAACTTGCGCCGGGGGCTCGATATAAATTGCGGGTCGCTCAGCTGCTGCTTGCTGTTCAGCAGAATCCGGAGCAGTGAGATATCCTCGTGGGGCTTCCAGGTCGTCCGCGCATACTTCGGAAGCTTGTAGCTGTTGCTGCCCTCGAACGAGTCCTGTGGCGTCGCGCTCGCCACCGAGCCCCCCGAGATCGCCTGCGGCGCAATTGTGCCCGACCCGAACTGCTGCGTCTGCCCCGAGGGCGACGATATCACCGGTCTCCCTGGAAAGCCCTGTCCGTTGTTCACCTCCGAGAACTGCTGCATGTGGTGGTTCGTCAGCGGAGGCAGCTTGATCGTCGACGCGTGGTCGTGGgccccgcccgccccgcTGACGCCTGCACCGTTTCTGCACGTGCCAATCTGAAGCTGGTCCTTGTTCATGGCGCCCCGCACTTGCCAAGTTTGCAACTGGTACAGCCCGGTCTGCTACCTGTACTGCTGGACTTAGACGCAATGCTGAGCCCTTCCGACTGCTGAGTTTTGGATCTCAACCGCTTCCCTTTAATACCGCCTCAGCTCCTCTTCACGTGCATCCGTGTTCTGGACACGCACCAATGCGTGCTACTGGATGCGGTACTGACTTATATTGTCTCTGCGCGAAATAATACAGTCGCTAGTTAGGTTTCTGTTGCTTCCCGCGCTATACATGGTATTCTTCTGGCTTTTTTGGGGCTTCGGACTTTCCAGCATCGATAAGCGCAGTCCCTGAAACCTTCACTTCCTGCATCTGGCTGCGGCCACTGCCTTCTAATTCCGTCCATTGTGAACGACTTCTCACGACGCGCCACATTGACCCGAAGCTATACTAGACCGGGTATGGCTCGCATGCGTGAGCAACCAACTGCCGAGCTGCCGACGTGTCGTCGCTTGCTTTGGCCGTACCCGCGTTATACCGCCATTAACGGAATTCGAATCTAGGCTACCGCCTGCATGCCCGCTAGACGCAAATGGCCCTAGAGAAAGTAGCGTACGAATCTGGAAAGGGCGCAGTTACGCAAGTCGTTCGTGAGTTCTGTGAAATAGGCCGCGGACGGTGATCTGCACTATCCCGGAGCAGGGCCTGCGCGGTTTTCTGTGGCGCCTGTGCGTGGCCATGTCAGGCGGCCACTGAATTTTGGTTGCGGTCAGCTACGGCCGGCGCCCTGTCATACATGAGCAGCGACATAGACGAACAAACGCGGTTAGGGTTATCGTTTTTACAGCGCACCGCAACGGTGCCAACCTTCGAAGTGCGCGGAGGCACTCCCAGCATCAACGAGCGAAGTAGTAGCCAGTACATACGGCTGGGCGATATCTCGAGCGGATAATGTTATGTACAATACTAAACGTCTGGTCCTTAGACAGGCAGAGGGTACTCCTCAGTCCAGCTGTAGATCTCCTGGGCGAGCTGGGCTATCTCGTCGGTGCCGTCCTCGACCTTGGCCTTGAAGTCCTTGAGCCTGTTGGCCTCCTTGGGCAGCGACTGCTGGATGGAACGGGCGATCTCGACAGCACGGTTGATGTAGCCGACGATGCGGGCGAAGTCCTCCTCGCCCATGCCCCTGGTGGTCATGGCGGGGGCGCCGATGCGGACGCCGCCGGGCACGAGCGCGGACTTGTCGCCTGGGATGGAGTTCTTGTTGAGGGCGATGTTGATCTTCTCGCAGACGTGCTCGACGCGGGCGCCGTCGACGCCCTTCTCGCGCAAGGAGACGAGGACCATGTGGGAGTCGGTGCCGTCGGAGACGAGGCGGTAGTTGAGCTTTTTGAACTCGGTCTCCAGGACCTTGGCGTTCTTCAACACGAGCTCCTGGTACTCCCTGAACTCGGGGGTCGTCGCCTGCTTGAGCGCGGTGGCCAGGGCGGAGATGGTGTGGTTGTGGGGGCCGCCCTGGTGGCCGGGGAAGACGGAGAAGTTGATAGGGCCCTCGAGGTCGTACATTACCTCCTCGCCGGTCTTTGGGTGCACGGAGCGCACGCCTCTCCTGAAGAAGATCATGGCTCCCCGTGGGCCTCTGAGCGacttgtgggtggtggtggtgaCGATGTCGGCGTACTCGAAGGGCGAGGGGATGACGCCTGCGGCGACCAGCCCCGAGATGTGCGCCATGTCGACCATCAGGTACGCACCGACCTTGTCGGCGATCTCGCGCATCCGCTTGTAGTCGATCAGCCGGCAGTACGCGGAGGTGCCCGCCACAAGGATCTTGGGCCGGTACAGCACCGCGTTCTTCTCGAGCGTGTCATAGTCGATGATGCCGGTCTCCGGGTCCACGCGGTACGGGAACGACTCGAAGTACGTCGATACCGCGGAGATCTTGCGCGTCTCCGTCTGGTAGCCGTGCGACAGGTGCCCGCCGTCGGGCAGGTGCAGACCCATCAGCCGCTCGTGCGGCTTCATCAGCGCCTGGTACACCTGCAGGTTCGCGGGCGACCCGGACAGCGACTGCACGTTGACGCCCCAGCGGTCCGGCGTCACGTGGAACGCCtccagcgcgcggcgctggcaCAGCAGCTCCATGCGGTCGATGTGCTGGTTCCCGCCGTAGTAGCGCGCGCCGGGGTAGCCCTCCGAGTACTTGTTGCACATCGGCGTTCCTAGCGCGTCGAACACGGCGGTCGACGTCAAGTTCTCCGACGCAATCAGCACAATCGAGTGCTTTTGCCTGTCAATTTCATCCTTGATGATCGCGTCCACCTCTGGGTCGCTCTCGCTCAGGTGCGAGGAGATGAGCTTCTTGTGCGATTCGGATAGGTGGTATGGCATGCTGCTTGGTGCTTGGTCTCAGTCGGCGCTCGAAACCTGCGCGAGGGAAGCCGAATATATATACGCGCTGGTCCTGGTCCTTGTACAACTTTATGACTCTGCCGATGCCCCGCGAGCTGGCGAGCGAGCGTTGAAATTGCCCAGCCAACCACATGCGGCCTTGCATCCGTCAAAATGACTGTACTCGAGCAATCTGCTGACAGAGCAGACAGAGTCAGAAGTGCGCACGCATCACGTGGGCGCGGTCGAATCGAGGAACGCGCCGGCAAGCAGGGGCTGGCGGGCTGGCGCGATGGTTAACAGGAAGGGGTATTTGTTACATATTGTATAGTAGGAGATACTGACAGATAATGATATAATAACATATGGAATGTTCATGAAACACAGAAAGCACAAGGACATATAGGACAAACGGGACTACTGTACAAACGCAGTGGATCGGGGTC contains:
- the RPI1 gene encoding Rpi1p (Non-syntenic homolog of Saccharomyces cerevisiae YIL119C (RPI1)) — protein: MNKDQLQIGTCRNGAGVSGAGGAHDHASTIKLPPLTNHHMQQFSEVNNGQGFPGRPVISSPSGQTQQFGSGTIAPQAISGGSVASATPQDSFEGSNSYKLPKYARTTWKPHEDISLLRILLNSKQQLSDPQFISSPRRKFWQWISDQLYRESHISRNTRQCRDRFNLLYKKTSKRFATQPPPPPQDELEKLLKMLLESFAFNPEGNIILCEQRAPSSASSSSSSTVVMAPSSQNQYSQDGQVMPFPSYQQCSGNNSQSSAVPGPGMNEPLVQIIHNLSAEVSSLRQEVTQIKQLLTRKSCSDSSPSIPNW
- the SHM2 gene encoding glycine hydroxymethyltransferase SHM2 (Syntenic homolog of Saccharomyces cerevisiae YLR058C (SHM2)) yields the protein MPYHLSESHKKLISSHLSESDPEVDAIIKDEIDRQKHSIVLIASENLTSTAVFDALGTPMCNKYSEGYPGARYYGGNQHIDRMELLCQRRALEAFHVTPDRWGVNVQSLSGSPANLQVYQALMKPHERLMGLHLPDGGHLSHGYQTETRKISAVSTYFESFPYRVDPETGIIDYDTLEKNAVLYRPKILVAGTSAYCRLIDYKRMREIADKVGAYLMVDMAHISGLVAAGVIPSPFEYADIVTTTTHKSLRGPRGAMIFFRRGVRSVHPKTGEEVMYDLEGPINFSVFPGHQGGPHNHTISALATALKQATTPEFREYQELVLKNAKVLETEFKKLNYRLVSDGTDSHMVLVSLREKGVDGARVEHVCEKINIALNKNSIPGDKSALVPGGVRIGAPAMTTRGMGEEDFARIVGYINRAVEIARSIQQSLPKEANRLKDFKAKVEDGTDEIAQLAQEIYSWTEEYPLPV